A genomic region of Zalophus californianus isolate mZalCal1 chromosome 11, mZalCal1.pri.v2, whole genome shotgun sequence contains the following coding sequences:
- the PPP1R32 gene encoding protein phosphatase 1 regulatory subunit 32: MMGKVPLGVVSPYVKTSSGGCTDPLKFYATSYCTAYGREEFRPRMGSHEGTGYRSNYRPVVSYPANLDAVDNPAMGEQGGHSFQSVTSQSYCPLEAPDGKYPLPWNMHQTSSGYWREKPSAATPTKEVRKVHFDTQDCGPQAITGLEPKDVPLLHQLQGKGSMEWENARHGPCFMTSEYNSKYLKEPSNQPDLLQKKSIGAKEETGFTEESTKNPIVFQPPSQALPGDPVLLPGRSVTRSDFLPMSHPHGDEFLPVLARGSEWETGYNRVTERTLNPRVPPPGPEPSSMSHWQFQPPQRMQQTNFALLGRETVGNKEPTGFSLNNPSYFRNPYDPDMDNRYLTTYNQGYFENIPKGLDREGWTRGGIQPQKPGGYALNQPVTRMEATPDPTESLRHLHPHVGRTLIAVDPFYQAPPHSSRFMTPN, translated from the exons ATGATGGGGAAAGTCCCCTTGGGGGTTGTCTCCCCTTATGTGAAGACGAGTTCGGGGGGCTGCACGGATCCCCTGAAATTCTATGCCACTAGCTACTGCACAGCCTATG GTCGGGAGGAGTTCCGGCCCCGCATGGGCAGCCACGAAGGCACAGGCTACAGATCCAATTACCGGCCTGTGGTCTCTTACCCCGCCAACCTCGATGCCGTGGACAACCCAGCCATGGG GGAACAAGGCGGCCACAGTTTCCAGTCAGTGACCAGTCAGAGCTACTGCCCCCTGGAGGCGCCTGATGGCAAGTACCCACTGCCGTGGAACATGCATCAGACCAGCTCTGGCTACTGGCGGGAGAAGCCCAGTGCGGCGACCCCCACTAAGGAG GTCAGGAAGGTCCATTTTGACACCCAGGACTGTGGGCCGCAGGCCATCACAGGGCTGGAGCCCAAGGACGTGCCCCTGCTCCACCAGCTGCAGGGCAAGGGCTCGATGGAATGGGAGAACGCCCGGCAT GGCCCGTGCTTCATGACCTCTGAGTACAATTCCAAGTATCTCAAGGAGCCTTCAAACCAGCCAG ATCTCTTGCAGAAGAAATCAATTGGCGCCAAAGAAGAGACTGGCTTCACCGAAGAGTCCACCAAGAACCCCATTGTCTTCCagcccccctcccaggccctccctgggGACCCG GTCCTCCTCCCTGGCCGGAGTGTCACCAGGTCTGACTTCCTCCCCATGTCCCACCCTCAT GGGGACGAGTTCCTGCCTGTGCTGGCCAGAGGCTCCGAGTGGGAAACGGGCTACAACCGGGTGACGGAGAGGACCCTGAACCCCAGA GTGCCCCCTCCCGGCCCAGAACCTAGCAGCATGAGCCACTGGCAGTTCCAGCCCCCGCAGCGCATGCAACAGACGAACTTTGCCTTGCTGGGCCGGGAGACCGTGGGGAACAAG GAGCCCACGGGGTTCAGCCTCAACAACCCCAGCTACTTCCGGAACCCTTATGACCCTGACATGGATAATCGGTACCTGACCACCTACAACCAAGG GTACTTCGAGAATATCCCCAAGGGTCTGGACCGAGAAGGCTGGACTCGAGGTGGCATCCAGCCACAGAAGCCCGGAGGCTATGCCCTCAACCAGCCGGTCACCCGCATGGAGGCCACCCCCGACCCCACGGAGAGCCTACGGCACCTGCACCCCCACGTGGGAAG